The Candidatus Saccharibacteria bacterium region AGTCCTGATTTTTCGATATGGGAAGCCTTAACTGACAAAATAGCTAGTAGTAGTGGCAAAAATGTCACAATCGCTATAGTCGCTAAGTATCTTGACAATCAGGATACTTATACTAGTATTGTCGAAGCCCTTAAATCAGCTGGTTGGGAACTTGGAGTAACAGCTAAAATCAAATGGGTTGATAGTGAAGATCTGGAAAACCTAGAAACCAATCTTGTAGATTGTCAAGCAATCTTGGTACCTGGTGGTTTTGGTTCTAGAGGAATCGATGGTAAGGTGTTGGCTAGTAAATTTGCCCGTAAAAATCAAATCCCATATCTGGGGATTTGCCTCGGTATGCAGACAGCAATCATTGATATAGCAAGAAATGAACTCGGCTTAACTGATGCAAATAGTACTGAGTTTGACACTGATACCAAAGATCCAGTAATCCATCTCATGGATGAACAAAATCACGTAACAAAACTTGGTGGGACTATGAGACTAGGTAATTACCCAGCAATACTTGAGGCTGAGTCAATTATCCATGGGCTATATCAGTCCAGCCAAATTACCGAACGTCATCGTCATCGCTATGAAGTCAACAACCTATATAAGTCAAAGCTAGAATCAGTGGGGGTTAAGTTTGTGGGACTATCTCCAGATAGAGAGCTTGTGGAATTTATCGAACTAGATCAATCAATCCATCCATTTTTTGTAGCGACTCAAGCTCACCCCGAATTTCGCTCTAGACCAATGAAACCTCACCCTCTATTCTTGGGCTTACTGAAAGCAACTATATCAACAGACCGATAGTGTAGCCAAAAAACAAAACCCATAACCTTGACCGTATCTTACGGTACATACCTGTCACTGTTACTTCTCATCATATCTATATATATGATTTATCACAATAACAATAATTCTAGATCCATAATCTATTACTCCAAGCGAACAGGTTTGTTTTGGGCGGCTACAGACCTGACTCCCAGCCGTTATTAAATCAAATCTCCGAGGAATATTGTAGGATTTTTTGAGCAAAGTAGCTCATATCATCCTCCGAAACCACGTCTTCCGTCTTGTCATCCCTCAAAACCCGAGGGCTTAGCTTCACGTCATCCTCCGATTGTTCATAGAACAATACGGGGGATCCACCCCTACTGGCACTTGGATAATCCCTTAATTCGGAATACTAGATATTTTATACCATACAAATAATCAAAGGACACCATAAGCGTAATGGATACTTAGGCGCTCGGATACTTTGGTTTTGCTGTATTTTATATGATACAATAAGTCTTATGAATCCAATTAAAAAAGTCCTATTAGTCGAAGATGATAGTCAGCTAAGCAAGATCTATCAGACCCGATTAGAAGCAGAGGGCTTTGAGCTCAAAGTTGCTCAGGATGGCGAAGAAGGATTGGCAATCGCCTTAGACTTCAAACCAGATTTAATCCTGCTTGACATTATGATGCCAAAGATTTCCGGATATGATGTATTGGATATTTTAAAAAATACTCCTGAGTTCAAATCCAAGATTGTAATTATCAGTGCGCTTTCTCAGCCAAGTGACATCCAGCGAGCAAAATCCCTCGGAGCTGATCAGTATCTAGTCAAGTCTCAAGTCAGCATTGCTGAGGTAGTAGATACAATCAAATCCCTAGTCAGTTAATCAATGTCTAGCTATCTTGCCCAGATTGGCAGATCGGTTAATCTGACTCTTGCCGAACTTAGATCAATCTATGCAGTCTCAGAAGTTTTCTCTAATGAGTTTGTCCAATTTCAAACCAAACTAGCCCCTTCAATAAATCAACTCGGGTCTACCCCAAAAGTAGCTGAGATAATAGAAGATCTTGATAATCCTCAAGATTTATTTTCTAGAATTAAGCAAATCATAATTTCAACTCTACCAAATAAGCAAAAACTTAACCTCGCAATCTCAAACTATAGTGACTATAATCTTAGCTCTACTCAGCTTCTCAGACTAAAAAAACAACTAAGCCAGCGAGGGATGAAAGTTAGGCTGGTTTTGCCAACCTCAGGCAAACAAGCCTTGACCAATACTCAAACATTTCACAACAAGCTTGACCAACTCCCAAACCTAGAGTTACTGATCATAAGATCAAACAATAAATTCTTCCTAGCTAAAACAATTGGAATCCAAAACCCAAACCTGTATAGTCTTCGAGACTATCACAAGCCTGGCAGGGATAGCAAGGTAGGCATGCTACCTCCTAAGCTTGCCCAAATCATGATCAACCTGGCTCAACCAGGGCTAGATGATCTAATCTATGACCCATTCTGTGGAACTGGCACTATTAATATTGAGGCTAGCCTACTAGGACTCTACAATGTTGGCTCTGACAATTCAAAGGCAGTCCTTGAATTAGCCAAACAAAACCTAACTTGGCTCTTTGAACAAAAAAGCCTAGTTGGGCTTCAGCCTAACCCCTATCGACCAGTCACAGAATCCTTAGTCCAAGGTCTAGATTTATCAGATGCGACTACTAAGCAATCCCTAGATCAACTAAATTTTAAGGGTCGGATCAAAATTGTTAG contains the following coding sequences:
- a CDS encoding response regulator; protein product: MNPIKKVLLVEDDSQLSKIYQTRLEAEGFELKVAQDGEEGLAIALDFKPDLILLDIMMPKISGYDVLDILKNTPEFKSKIVIISALSQPSDIQRAKSLGADQYLVKSQVSIAEVVDTIKSLVS